The nucleotide sequence AGGATCTATAAAGAAAAGTTTAAGAATATGAAGCAAGTAATTTATCATCATCATCTACAAAAATGAAAAAATAATTGGGATCATATAAAGGGGACTCCAAAAGTAGATGCAAACCCAATGTTCACCTAGCACTTCTGTTAAATAGAAATAAGCACACTAAAGATATTATATCATCTCTTAAATATATATCAAAAGCTTCATCCATCTCGATGTCATTCAAGGGTTTCTAAGGTACTAAGACGACTGAAGTTTCTCACTTTAGGTCGTTAGCCAAAAATCAGCCCATGTCACATGACAACGATGCTGCTTTGGGCCACTTTGCATGGCATGACTATAAATATTTTTGAGtattatataataaaaacataaaacaaaaacactAACAACAAATAAAAATGAGACTAATAAGTGTTTTCTAACCCTAACATGTTGTATATAAGAAAACACCAAAAACATacaaaaacaataaataaaaactaaaattcaTCGTGAACAAGTGTCGAACACCTTATTGCATTGCTCCATGATATTCTCTCATACTTATTTCTTTAATACTCTCGTTGAAGTTAAAAATTGATCATCCTTAGTCGCAACTTATTTGAGCTTATGTTGAGTTATCAACTTTGATCCATCTAATTTGTTGCAACTCGTTGCTAAGCTGGTTTAGTTGGTAAAGTTTGTTGAGTTGGAACACTTGGTGCTGATCGATAAGAGAATAGCCTTCATACTTGCATTGAAGCCCCTTGGAGGTGTCACCTTGCAAAAGCTTAAATGTTGTTAGTTGGAGCTTCGCTAATGCTATATTGTAGAACTTGAAGAGTACGTGGCTTTCTCCTATAAAGTTGAGGAGAATTCGATTACTTAAAATAGAATTCGCTAATGCCATATTCCATTTGAAGTAACTTTCAATTATTGTAGAGCTTCATTGTATAGGTGAAGAAAATTTGATTACTTAAAATGGATTCACCCAAATTCCTTGGGTTGTGTCCTTTGCTTCAAACTACTTACTcaacttcgcctactctttgctatcGCACTTCTTGAGTATTATAAGTATTGCTTGATCCTAAGGTTAGTTTCATCCTTGTAGAGCACTTATGCAATAACTTTGGCTAGCTTTTGGAATTGTCCATGCCTTATTTATAGTTGGAATTGTGGTCTCTCTCTTAGAGCATAAGTTTGGTCAAGACTCATCACAGTAGTATCATGCCTCATCTCCTAATGTTTATGGCTTTTAGTCCAACTCTTTCTCGACCAAGTTCTTAGGTAGTCAAGACCTCCATAGACTCAaagtcattatattgtattgccTTGATTAATTAACTACTTCTACACACCCTACAACTTATGAAGAATTTCACTCTTGATCTTCCACCAATCAGATGTTATAGCATCTCTACCAACTTTGATTCTTTAGTTGTTCACTTGGCATTGATGTTCACTCACCCAGTTTTGCCTCTCAAAAGCACTGGGATATTTATAAGTAAAAATAAactttagaatagtttgagaggtcCTATAGATTCTTCCACTTCGAAAATGATACGCAATGTAGATGATTAATTAGATTTTTAACTCATTCACTGAGTTCAAATTATCATTCCACCTTGCACTTTCGTAGAAAGGGCTTTAGCAAGTTGTTAGTATATCAGTATATTCTTCAAGTGCATCTGTCTTGATGGATCCTCGCCCTGCATTGAGGCCTTCTGACTCCAACTGTATCATTGTGGGATAAGTCTAGTCTTCACACCTCAATTTTTTCATCACTTGTATAGCTAAGAGTATATGTATATCCTTCAATGCTCTTTTCAAATGTGTCATCATATATAGAGAGTTATTGTTCATCAAAAGTTGGTGCTCATGCTCCAATCTCCAAACTTGATGTcaactccctttgccaatccaAAAATAGGTTCTGCCTTTAAATTGATTAATTTCATGTGGCTCAGACCATATGCTAACTTCAATCCAAATCGCTTTGTCtctcagtttgctatgaaattatGTATAGCTCCTATGTCTACCAATGCGTGAGTCACCTTCCCATTCAGTTTAATGTCCAAGAACATCAGCAGTTTGTCATGTGCCTTTCACCTCTTTCATCATTGCTTGATATTACTCCCCTACTTGATTTCGTAGTACATTCAATAATTAAATCACCCCCATGTGAGATTATTGTGGTGATCATCTATCATTGCTTAGACTCTAACAAACTCGACCTTAAAAAGTcaatcttcttctttggcctttaCCGAAGCTTCTCTAGAACTTCACCTTATAATGTGTTCAGCAAACACACAACTCCTATGTGAGGTCTCGACGATGAATCATTGCTACTCGAACACTACCTACTAGTGCCAGAAgatttttactttattttttcaTCATATAAAAGGTATTTGCCAGATTTTGGGATGTTCCCTCTTGGTCCATGTCTTATCGAAGCGCCTTTGTTCTTTGAGTCAGAAAGCGAATCAACTTTTGTtaaatatgaaaagatcttgaaAACTTCGAAGGTAGATGTAGGCTCAATGTTCACCTAGCACTTTTATTGAACAGAAAGCGAGCACACTAAATATGATCACCCCTCAAATATATACCTAAAGTCTTATCTATCCTTGTGTCACCTAGGAGGTTCAAAGGTGTTGAAATGATTGATGTTTCGAAATGCTAGGTTGTTAGCTAGAAATGGCATATGAGAATGTTACTATTTTAGACCATTTTCCCTTCGTGTGATGTCACATAATCATAAACATTTACAAGTGTTATACGATGAAAACATAAAACAAAGATACtgacaacaaataaaaataaggttGATAGTATTATTTTTTTACCTCGAATATGTTGTATACAAgaatacataaaataaaaaataatagaaaacaagaataaaaaatatcatgcacAAGACATTGAACACCATGTTTGCATTATTCCATGACAGCTCTCCATTAACGTTTCTCACCATCGTTAACATTGCTCATTATCACTGTCAATATCTGATATTGATACTATCTAACCCTATTCATCATCCCCTTGATGCCATCCtcgaggagaaagaagaaaaagaaaaagagaaggaagaatgaGAAAAAAATGAGAGGAAGCAGTTTAATATTTGTTAacaatttttaaaataaagatgtaAATAATAAAGAGAAAATTGTAAATAGTAATCTCAATAAGAAAACTAAAAACTAAGGGCACCTTATGAAAAATGTTCGATCTTTTCTAGCAaatcatattttaattattataattttaataatttactaTTCATCATCCACTTTTTACTATTGATAActcctaaaaaataataaaatattataatcctaCTATtacttattttatcttttttttttacccaTAACCTGTCACTCCTTATCGATGTCGATGTTGCTCGTCGTCAATGTCTCTTAATGATGATGTTGTTCGCTGTTGACATCACTCAATGTTGTCAACCCCACTCCCTTCTCCTTTGAAACTATCCTCtaaggaggaagaagaataagagggaaaaaaaaaggaggggggggggacaaggacaaagaaaaagaagaggaggacgtaggagaaaggaagaggaagaagagaatatttacatatatttataaaagagatggtctaaaaatattaaaaaatttaaaatggaGATGCAAATACTAAAGAGAGGATTGTAACTAGTAATCTCcatgaaaaaattaaaaacttgGGGCACCTTTTGGGAAAAGTCCAaagaaagctttttttttttctagcaaatcgtttttaattattataattttagaaatttatTATTCGTAGTCCCTTTTTATGATTAATAACcccttaaaaataataaaatattttttttaatttcttcacCACAACCTTATGCTCCATACCAATGTCAACACCGACGTTACCCCATGCTCCTTTCGATGTTGTCATCGATCATCATCGGATGCTCGTTATCGATGCCAATGCTCTTCGATGCGCTCTATCAATACCATTATCAATTGTTACCCCCTTCTATCttccaagaagaaaaagaaagagaaggatgagaaggaaaaaaaaaaaatttgaagtctACTCCATTTACGAAgggataatttaaaattaaaaaaaataaaaataatatagtaaATATTAAAGAGGGGATTGTAATTAGTAattttctaattttaatttttcatgtTCCCATCCTacgatgtttttttttattttttattttttaaacaatcgTTAATAATATTATCTTTTGTTACTTCATCCGACGGCTCGTTTTTGGGCGGTGCACCTTCTCAGCCGTAGGATCTCCAAGATCGGACCGTTGCGAGTTCGAAAAAATTTGACCGTTGGAAGTTGGGACTTTCTTTTCAACTCGTCTCTGTTCTTTTAACCCTGCACCAAATATACCGAAGCCTAAAGGAAGAGCGATCGAGAGGGGAGAACGAGCTCGAggtcatttcttcttcttcttcttctctcttgagGGCTGGAATCCATGATCGGAAGGGAGGAAGACATGGCTTCCAGGAGGCAGACCGTGGTCTCTGAGCAGCAGAGAGGTACCTACGGGCTTAGCCACGATGACTGCTTCTGTCTCCTAGGAAACCCTGTTATTGATTTGTGTTTTGGGTCTTTTCTTTTCAGTTTTCCTTCTTGTTTAGGTCTTATGGTCTGTCTTCGATCAACTCTGTTCTGCTTCTGCTCTTCTAATGATGTTGGTATCTCGTAAAGAGTTTGTTTTCGTGGTTTTGCTTCTTGGTACTGAATCGGCTCTGCCGTGGGTTTTAATCTCTATTAATTACATTAGGTCTCAAGATGGCATCATTTAATTCCCGTTTCGTATGTTTTCCTTATTTTTTATGCCTCGCAAATCTTTTTTTGCTAATTTCTGGTTGTTTTCATGCGATAAAAATCTTCTATTTTGCCTTGAATAATTTCTTCAAGCTCTCTGTTCGAAAAAagcttttcctttcctttttcgtaAATTTTCTTGATTTTAAGACTACCTTTTTCTTGATCTAGAAGCATTTTTTCTAAACAAGTTCATTGCTGCAACACAAATCTTTTTGCTGATTTCTGGTGGTTTTCATGCGATAAAAGCTTCCCAATTGCCTTCGTGAATCATTTCTTGATGTTCTCTGTTCGAAAAAatcatttccttttctttttcgtaAATTTTCTTGATCTGGAAGCACGCTGACGAGCTCCATGTTGCCACCACAAATCGTTTTGCTGATTTCTTGTTGTCATCATCTGACAAAAGCTTCCCTTTTGCTTTCGTGAATCATTTCTTCAAGTTCTCTGTTCAAAagatcttttctcttttttcttttccctgAATTTTCTCGATCTGAAGAATTCTGAGGAGTTCTTTGTCCTTATCTTCTTGATTGTGTGCATATGGAACCAAGAATTTGACCTAAATATTTCTTCAATTTATTGTTAGGTGGAGCTGTGCCTGTGGGGAAGCAGAAGAATGTCAATGCGGCGGACGCAAAGAGCCGCCGAGCGCTGGGAGACATTGGCAATCTGGTCAACATCCGAGTTGCTGAAGGGTAAGAGCAGCAATGCTTTATCTTCCTCCTCCAACCCACGATTCATTCTTTTGATAACATCCTACAATGCATTCATCTCATCAGGAAGCCGGAGCCCCATATAAACCGTCCCATCACTAGGTAGTCTCAATCAACACGATCCATTCTTCGTGAACGTGTTTGCAGTTCTTTCTTCCCCATTTATTGCAAGAATCGTCTTTGATCGATCATTTTATTGCAGAAGTTTTGGTGCTCAACTTCTTGCGAATGCACAAGCCCCTGCTGCTAATAAGGTATGATGATCCCTTTTGCCCCCTGTTTTCTTAGATCTTCTCTTACAACACAATCTAAATGATTGCAATCTCAGAAACCTGTAGCTATTCCGGCTAATGCAGCAGTTGGTAGAGTTGGCACAAAACCAGTTACCAAGGCCACTGCTGACACTGATGTGGCGAATGAAGAATTAATGCAAACATCTGCGAGCAGTGGTTCCTTCACCAAATCCTCGAGAAAGAAAGTTACCACACTTTCATCTGTGCTCACAGCTAGAAGCAAGGTACTTGACGAACATGCGCTTGCTGTGGTTTGCAGGTGAGCTGTAACATTGAATACCTGCTGTCTTCTGTTCTGTAAGGTTGCTTGTGGACTCACTGATAAGCCGAAGGAGCTTGTTGATGACATTGATGAAGCCGATAAGGAAGATGAATTGGCCGTCGTGGATTATGTCGAGGATATCTACAAATTCTACAAATCTGCTGAGGTAGTTCGAATGTCGTCTCTCTGTTTCCTTGAATCTTTATCTGTGGTAATGGTGTTTCTTTCCATCGTGGATGCAGCACTACAGCAGGCCTCACGGCTACATGGACTCCCAGGTGGAGATCAACGCGAAGATGAGAGCTATTCTTGCCGACTGGTTGATTGAAGTGCACCACAAATTCGAGCTGATGCCTGAGACACTCTACCTGACGTTCCATATAATCGATCGGTACCTCTCCATGGAGACGGTCTTGAGGAGGGAGTTGCAGCTTGTCGGGGTCTCCGCCATGCTCATAGCGAGCAAGTACGAGGAGATATGGGCACCGGAGGCGAGTAATTAGATTGTGTCAATTGCTGTCGAGGCATTGTCGGCTGAACTCGGAATCTGGTTGCAGGTCAACGATTTCATTTGCATATCAGACAGGGCTTATACCAGAGAgcagattcttggaatggagaaaGGTATCCTGAACAAGCTCGAGTGGAACTTGACTGTGCCAACTGCATACGTCTTCCTCGTGAGATTTCTGAAGGCTGCATCATGCGACAAGGAGGTGAGACTTCATGATCTGGTCGACTGAAAACCTCAGGTCGTGTTCATGGCACGATGTCATGTGATCACAATGCAGGTGGAGCACCTGACGTTCTTCTTCTCCGAGTTGGCTCTGACGCAGTACTCGATGTTGAGGTACTGCCCATCCATGGTGGCTGCGTCCGCGGTCTATGCGGCCCGGTGCACTGTCAAGAGGACTCCTCTGTGGACCGAAAGGCTTGTGCGCCACACAGGCTTCTCCGAGCAACAACTGCTGTACGTGACTGGTTAAGATTGCTCATTGACCAGTAGAGTTATGACCTGCGTAACTGagcaagatgatgatgatgatgcagggACTGCACAGGAATTCTGGTTGACTCCCATTCGTTGGCTCCTGAGAGCAAGCTCAAGATTGTGTACAAGAAGTATGCGCGTGAGCAACTTGGAGCGGTGGCGCTGCATCCACCGGCAACAACATTATTGGAGGAGTTGAAGGCTTCTTCTTCATGGAAGTGATCGGAGATTATAGCATTATCTCTCGTATATGTTCATGCTCTTCGTGAAGTATTGCTTTCTGTGAATAGGCAAATGTCTGTGAGTGTGGTGTGGTTGAAGCTGTAGAACGCAAACTTGATGGTGTGTGTGTATATAGCATGAAAACTATGGTTATCATCTGAATGCGAAAGTAACCCAGTTCGATCGCAAGGTGTTTGTTGTTTTGGCTGTATGGGGAAGGGTAGACGGCAGTAGTAACACTGCACTCGCGCATACGTCGAGCATCGACGGCCATGAAGTCGGAGTGTGTCAGGAGAAGGAAGGCGGAAGGAGCAAACCAGCATAAGACACAGCGCAAAGCCACGGGCAGACAGTGCAGCTTTACCCACTCTGGCTGGCCCACACTGTAGCCGACAAACCACCACCACAGCTCCCCTACTCCATCATGGCATCTTTGTTCTCTCTTCTTTTCACCCCCCCCAAGCACAAGCACAGTCGATCATTGCTCTCCAGCGCGCATGCATGTCAGCTGTTCTCAACCCCTCGCCCCAAAAAGACAAACACTCGTGAGGAAGAAGCGATGGGTGCTCTCTTCTTTGGGGGCACACGAACAGGCGGCAGCGCAAGCTCATAAGCATTCCCTCAAATGATTGCGGGTTCTGACAGCGCTCCGGCACGCGCGAGCAGGCGCGCTGCAAGTGGCGAAACCCAGTGGTCCCTCCGCCCCCCTGGCTACATGGAGCgcaaagcagcagcagcacacgcgagagagagagagagagagatgtaggCCTTCATGAGGACGAGAGGTTAAAGCTGCATGCTCTACTCATCTTTCCCACAGAAAACTAGAAAAGCTGCGACCATCTTTACTTGTTACGATGGTCAATCGAGCAGCAGCATCAGCAGCATCCCACCTCGGGTCCTGAGAAAGCAACAAAGCGAACGAAACACCGAGGTTTGTGGCTTGCTTTGCCTGCTTATTAGCATCGAAAAGGCTCATGATGGATCAACAGCTGATGTACAGGATTGCTTAAGCTTCTGTCTTCAAGCTCACAACACTTGACAAGACCTGTTTAGCTTGTAATCCAAGCCTGTCAAAGTTTGGTTCAACGAGGAAACTGTATGTGTCTCAGAGATTTCAGGAGGCCCACTTGGAAGCTGCAGCTCCTGGTCAATTCTCATTGTTCCTCATAAAGTTGCCAACTAGGGCATGTTTGACATTGTTCATGGTTTCCTAGGaacacaaataataataataatctccatGTTTTACACCACTTCACAATTGTTTTCAGCAACAAAACTTTAAGAAGATGTTCAATAAGAGCAATTTTTACAAGTTTCAGAAGAAGAAACTTTCTGAAATCACAAAACTCGTCATGCCAAACACCAAATAAGAGCTTTAGATCAGAGTTCAGAAAGTGAGAAGCTACAACATTACATGCATGTTGTAAACCTAATGGTCATTGGCGCAAGTGTTATGGTAGAATAGGAGTACTAACATCAAGACTATGACCATTTCACACTGCTAAAGAAGTGCATAAACTATATATACTATCTTCCATCTTCCATTCCCCATGGTTATACAATTAACGATTACTGCACGCTTCATCTCCACGCTGTTATTGTAGTAACAAGTTAATTCATTTCTTCTTACAATATTGCATGCAACCCTAAGCATTCACACCAAGCCTTAAGCCACCACGAAGAAAGCGGAAGCTGCATACCAACCACAAGGAGAGACGGCTGGGGAACCCTTAGGACGGATTCCGGTCGACGAGCCGCCGCCTTTTGCAACGCTCGGCGGGGAGCGACCGGTCCACGAGAGCCTTGAGAGCGTCTCTCAGGAAGGCGCCGCCGGagtcgccgtcgtcgtcgtcgtcgtcgtctgcgTCCTCGTACGCCTCTTCGTCCTTGGCGAGGATGAGGACGTTGCGCACCCGCCCGCCCAGCGTCGCGATCTCAGCCCGCAGAGTCTTGAGGTGGAGCGACCGCAGGGTCTCGATCAGCTCTGGCAGGAGATCCGACCTGTCCTCGCAGCACAAGGAAGCCTCG is from Musa acuminata AAA Group cultivar baxijiao chromosome BXJ3-8, Cavendish_Baxijiao_AAA, whole genome shotgun sequence and encodes:
- the LOC103995158 gene encoding G2/mitotic-specific cyclin S13-7 isoform X1 — its product is MIGREEDMASRRQTVVSEQQRGGAVPVGKQKNVNAADAKSRRALGDIGNLVNIRVAEGKPEPHINRPITRSFGAQLLANAQAPAANKKPVAIPANAAVGRVGTKPVTKATADTDVANEELMQTSASSGSFTKSSRKKVTTLSSVLTARSKVACGLTDKPKELVDDIDEADKEDELAVVDYVEDIYKFYKSAEHYSRPHGYMDSQVEINAKMRAILADWLIEVHHKFELMPETLYLTFHIIDRYLSMETVLRRELQLVGVSAMLIASKYEEIWAPEVNDFICISDRAYTREQILGMEKGILNKLEWNLTVPTAYVFLVRFLKAASCDKEVEHLTFFFSELALTQYSMLRYCPSMVAASAVYAARCTVKRTPLWTERLVRHTGFSEQQLLDCTGILVDSHSLAPESKLKIVYKKYAREQLGAVALHPPATTLLEELKASSSWK
- the LOC103995158 gene encoding G2/mitotic-specific cyclin S13-7 isoform X2, whose protein sequence is MIGREEDMASRRQTVVSEQQRGGAVPVGKQKNVNAADAKSRRALGDIGNLVNIRVAEGSFGAQLLANAQAPAANKKPVAIPANAAVGRVGTKPVTKATADTDVANEELMQTSASSGSFTKSSRKKVTTLSSVLTARSKVACGLTDKPKELVDDIDEADKEDELAVVDYVEDIYKFYKSAEHYSRPHGYMDSQVEINAKMRAILADWLIEVHHKFELMPETLYLTFHIIDRYLSMETVLRRELQLVGVSAMLIASKYEEIWAPEVNDFICISDRAYTREQILGMEKGILNKLEWNLTVPTAYVFLVRFLKAASCDKEVEHLTFFFSELALTQYSMLRYCPSMVAASAVYAARCTVKRTPLWTERLVRHTGFSEQQLLDCTGILVDSHSLAPESKLKIVYKKYAREQLGAVALHPPATTLLEELKASSSWK